A genomic stretch from Camelus dromedarius isolate mCamDro1 chromosome 10, mCamDro1.pat, whole genome shotgun sequence includes:
- the TOR2A gene encoding prosalusin isoform X1: MAAATCACRPWGSLLGLLGLVSAAAAVWDLTSLRCNFGSFCECDFRPDFQGLECDLAQHLAGQHLARALVVKALKAFVQDPAPTKPLVLSLHGWTGTGKSFVSSLLAHYLFRGGLRSPHVHHFSPLIHFPHPSHMERYKKDLKSWVQGNLTACSRSLFLFDEMDKLAPGLIEVLRPFLGSSWVVYGTNYRKAIFIFISNTGGEQINQVVLEAWRSRRDREEIRLQELEPVISQAVLDNPHHGFWHSGIMEEHLLDTLVPFLPLQRHHVRHCVLNELAQLGLEPRDEVVQAVLDSTTFFPEEEQLFSSNGCKTVASRIAFFL, translated from the exons ATGGCTGCCGCGACGTGCGCCTGCCGGCCCTGGGGCTCGCTCCTCGGGCTGCTCGGGCTGGTTTCGGCCGCGGCCGCCGTCTGGGACCTGACATCGCTGCGCTGCAACTTCGGCTCCTTCTGCGAATGTGACTTCCGGCCCGATTTCCAGG GACTTGAGTGTGACCTGGCCCAGCACCTGGCTGGCCAGCACTTGGCCAGAGCACTGGTGGTGAAGGCACTGAAGGCCTTTGTGCAGGACCCTGCTCCCACCAAGCCGCTGGTCCTCTCCCTGCATGGCTGGACAGGCACGGGCAAATCCTTTGTCAGCTCCCTGCTGGCGCACTACCTCTTCCGGGGTGGCCTCCGCAGCCCCCATGTGCACCACTTTTCCCCACTCatccacttcccccaccccagccacatgGAGCGCTACAAG AAGGATCTCAAGAGCTGGGTCCAGGGGAACCTCACTGCCTGCAGCCGCTCGCTCTTCCTCTTTGATGAGATGGACAAGCTGGCCCCAGGCTTGATAGAGGTCCTGCGACCTTTCCTGGGCTCCTCCTGGGTTGTGTATGGAACCAACTATCGCAAAGccatcttcatcttcatcag CAACACTGGTGGTGAGCAGATCAACCAGGTGGTGTTGGAGGCGTGGCGCAGCCGCCGGGACCGCGAGGAGATCCGGCTGCAGGAGCTGGAGCCGGTCATCTCCCAGGCAGTGCTGGACAACCCGCACC ATGGCTTCTGGCACTCGGGAATCATGGAAGAGCATCTCCTGGACACCTTGGTGCCCTTCCTACCGCTCCAGCGGCACCATGTGCGGCACTGTGTTCTCAACGAGCTGGCCCAGCTGGGCCTGGAGCCAAGGGATGAGGTTGTCCAGGCTGTGCTGGACAGCACCACCTTCTTCCCTGAGGAGGAGCAGCTCTTTTCCTCCAATGGCTGCAAGACTGTGGCTTCCCGAATTGCCTTCTTCCTCTGA
- the TTC16 gene encoding LOW QUALITY PROTEIN: tetratricopeptide repeat protein 16 (The sequence of the model RefSeq protein was modified relative to this genomic sequence to represent the inferred CDS: deleted 1 base in 1 codon), producing MACLLALRRHHECLSFVTKEVKYGTTNPDVYILRARLYNFFQKPNLCYQDLHSALLLDPKHPQAKVLLKVMVGQAQQARQDAGILAVQGKLQHALQCINCAIENNPLDPSLFVFRGIMYRRLREFDAAVEDFLRALDMMTESQKELVQQAQRQLLLAYNDFAVHCYMQGAYQESVLLLNKALKDEQKEKGLYINRGDCFFQLGNLTFAEADYQQALALSPRDEGANLRMGLLQEKLGFCEQRSRQFQKAESHFSVAIQHNPQKAQYYLYRARSRQLLQNIFGARQDVATVLLLDPKLPKVLPLMASLFPGMSVEEVLGSQVAHLARLLLDRAVESSLQASTPQDIMRQLKEQELEHQKAQALWLSWKLEQPLFETSKEREATRQSLQAKPERPELEAEAPEEKEEEKLELAPSKERSLTDSYVDQTSSGSVWGCRTTSISEMEMSTTGQEYRSTSTTAVTFSDSSLLRTQSSDLGYNREDLSLSHSPRKSKYAQGQSRRPGGTEATQSRRPSRTEAAQAESQRPSKTEATQVQSQSPSKTDATQNWRPSGIKASQGPRQKFNKTKATQGSKQRFRKAKGACGWSWGFRKADATQDQSWGLIQSASKTKTFDDPSWSPCNTEVTQGQGQSQRPSKSKAPRAGAQSVSPGSSKTKVTGGLSPSLSDTQGLK from the exons ATGGCCTGTCTCCTGGCTCTCAGACGGCATCATGAATGCCTCTCCTTCGTCACCAAGGAGGTAAAGTATGGCACAACCAATCCCGATGTCTACATCCTCCGGGCCAGGCTCTACAACTTCTTCCAGAAG CCCAACCTCTGCTATCAAGACCTACACAGTGCCTTGCTGTTGGACCCCAAGCACCCACAGGCCAAGGTGCTGCTCAAGGTGATGGTGGGCCAGGCCCAGCAGGCTCGCCAAGATGCTGGGATCCTGGCCGTGCAGGGCAAGCTGCAACACGCACTGCAGTGCATCAACTGTGCCATCGAGAACAACCCTCTAGACCCCAGCCTCTTTGTCTTCCG GGGCATCATGTACCGACGGCTCCGGGAGTTTGATGCTGCCGTGGAGGACTTCCTGAGAGCACTGGACATGATGACCGAGTCCCAGAAGGAGTTGGTGCAGCAGGCGCAGCGCCAACTGCTGCTGGCCTACAACGACTTCGCGGTGCACTGCTACATGCAGGGCGCCTACCAGGAGAGCGTGCTGCTGCTCAACAAGGCGCTCAAGGACGAGCAGAAGGAGAAAGGCCTCTATATCAACCGCGGCG ATTGCTTCTTCCAGCTGGGCAACCTGACCTTTGCTGAGGCGGACTACCAGCAGGCGCTGGCGTTGAGCCCGAGGGACGAGGGCGCCAACCTGCGAATGGGCCTGCTGCAGGAGAAGTTGGGCTTCTGCGAGCAGAGAAGCAG GCAGTTCCAGAAGGCAGAGAGCCACTTCTCAGTCGCCATCCAGCACAATCCCCAGAAGGCCCAGTACTACCTGTACCGTGCCAGGAGCCGGCAGCTCTTGCAGAACATTTTTGGGGCCCGCCAGGATGTTGCCACTGTCCTGCTCCTTGACCCCAAGCTACCAAAG GTGCTCCCGCTGATGGCCAGTCTCTTCCCTGGCATGTCAGTGGAGGAGGTGCTTGGCAGCCAGGTGGCCCACCTGGCCAGGTTGCTGCTGGATCGGGCGGTGGAGAGCAGCCTGCAGGCCAGCACCCCTCAAGATATCATGCG GCAGCTCAAGGAGCAGGAACTAGAGCACCAGAAGGCCCAGGCCCTGTGGCTCTCGTGGAAGCTGGAACAGCCCTTGTTCGAGACCTCCAAAGAGCGGGAGGCCACTCGCCAGTCCCTGCAGGCAAAGCCAGAACGCCCAGAGTTAGAGGCTGAGGCCCCTGAGGAGAAAGAG GAGGAGAAGCTGGAGCTGGCCCCCAGCAAGGAGAGGTCCCTGACCGACAGCTATGTTGACCAGACCTCTTCGGGCTCCGTCTGGGGCT GCAGGACCACATCCATCTCAGAAATGGAGATGTCCACTACCGGCCAGGAATACAGGAGCACCTCGACCACTGCTGTGACATTCTCCGACTCCTCACTGCTAAGGACACAGTCCTCAGACTTGGGGTACAACAGGGAAGACCTAAGCCTGAGCCACAGCCCTAGAAAATCCAAATATGCCCAGGGCCAGAGCCGGAGGCCCGGCGGGACCGAGGCCACCCAGAGCCGGAGGCCCAGCAGGACTGAGGCTGCCCAGGCTGAGAGCCAGAGGCCCAGCAAGACTGAAGCCACCCAAGTCCAAAGCCAGAGTCCCAGCAAGACTGATGCCACCCAGAACTGGAGGCCCAGCGGGATCAAGGCTTCCCAGGGCCCCAGGCAAAAGTTCAACAAGACTAAAGCCACCCAGGGCTCAAAGCAGAGGTTCAGAAAGGCCAAGGGTGCCTGTGGCTGGAGCTGGGGATTCAGAAAGGCTGATGCCACACAGGACCAGAGCTGGGGACTGATCCAAAGTGCCAGCAAGACCAAGACTTTTGATGACCCAAGTTGGAGCCCCTGCAACACTGAGGTCACCCAAGGCCAGGGCCAGAGCCAGAGGCCCAGCAAGTCCAAGGCT CCCAGAGCTGGAGCCCAGAGCGTGAGCCCAGGCTCCAGCAAGACCAAGGTCACCGGGGGACTGAGCCCAAGTCTCAGCGATACCCAGGGCCTGAAATAG
- the TOR2A gene encoding prosalusin isoform X2: MAAATCACRPWGSLLGLLGLVSAAAAVWDLTSLRCNFGSFCECDFRPDFQGLECDLAQHLAGQHLARALVVKALKAFVQDPAPTKPLVLSLHGWTGTGKSFVSSLLAHYLFRGGLRSPHVHHFSPLIHFPHPSHMERYKKDLKSWVQGNLTACSRSLFLFDEMDKLAPGLIEVLRPFLGSSWVVYGTNYRKAIFIFIRWLLALGNHGRASPGHLGALPTAPAAPCAALCSQRAGPAGPGAKG; the protein is encoded by the exons ATGGCTGCCGCGACGTGCGCCTGCCGGCCCTGGGGCTCGCTCCTCGGGCTGCTCGGGCTGGTTTCGGCCGCGGCCGCCGTCTGGGACCTGACATCGCTGCGCTGCAACTTCGGCTCCTTCTGCGAATGTGACTTCCGGCCCGATTTCCAGG GACTTGAGTGTGACCTGGCCCAGCACCTGGCTGGCCAGCACTTGGCCAGAGCACTGGTGGTGAAGGCACTGAAGGCCTTTGTGCAGGACCCTGCTCCCACCAAGCCGCTGGTCCTCTCCCTGCATGGCTGGACAGGCACGGGCAAATCCTTTGTCAGCTCCCTGCTGGCGCACTACCTCTTCCGGGGTGGCCTCCGCAGCCCCCATGTGCACCACTTTTCCCCACTCatccacttcccccaccccagccacatgGAGCGCTACAAG AAGGATCTCAAGAGCTGGGTCCAGGGGAACCTCACTGCCTGCAGCCGCTCGCTCTTCCTCTTTGATGAGATGGACAAGCTGGCCCCAGGCTTGATAGAGGTCCTGCGACCTTTCCTGGGCTCCTCCTGGGTTGTGTATGGAACCAACTATCGCAAAGccatcttcatcttcatcag ATGGCTTCTGGCACTCGGGAATCATGGAAGAGCATCTCCTGGACACCTTGGTGCCCTTCCTACCGCTCCAGCGGCACCATGTGCGGCACTGTGTTCTCAACGAGCTGGCCCAGCTGGGCCTGGAGCCAAGGGATGA